Proteins encoded by one window of Desulfovibrio ferrophilus:
- a CDS encoding cysteine hydrolase family protein — MQTEQKTALVIIDVQNDYFPGGRWALEGAEAAGERARQVLGRCREQGVPVFHVRHSAPQGSPLLEVGTWGADIHPCVTPDRGETVIVKTKPNSFLGTDLQIGLQEAGATHLFVVGMMTNNCVDSTVRGAVEMGYTCTVLHDACAAMAFEFQGESLTAAVVHSVFMAELAFAYGEVMSTQQWLNRMN; from the coding sequence ATGCAGACAGAACAGAAGACAGCACTGGTTATTATTGACGTGCAAAACGACTATTTTCCTGGGGGGCGATGGGCATTGGAAGGAGCTGAGGCCGCGGGAGAGCGTGCCCGACAGGTGTTGGGCCGCTGCCGAGAGCAGGGGGTGCCGGTGTTTCATGTCCGGCACAGCGCTCCACAGGGCTCTCCACTGCTGGAAGTGGGGACCTGGGGTGCAGATATCCATCCCTGCGTGACCCCGGACCGGGGCGAGACCGTGATCGTGAAGACCAAACCCAATTCATTTCTGGGTACGGATTTGCAAATCGGTTTGCAGGAGGCAGGGGCCACGCATCTGTTCGTCGTGGGCATGATGACGAACAATTGTGTGGACTCCACGGTGCGCGGTGCGGTGGAGATGGGATATACCTGTACCGTACTGCATGATGCCTGTGCGGCCATGGCTTTTGAATTTCAGGGTGAATCGCTGACAGCAGCCGTGGTTCATTCGGTGTTCATGGCCGAGTTGGCCTTTGCCTATGGCGAGGTGATGAGCACGCAGCAGTGGTTGAACAGGATGAACTGA